A genomic segment from Fibrobacter sp. UWR4 encodes:
- a CDS encoding S1 RNA-binding domain-containing protein — translation MDLGRYNRGRVEEITPQGYYLELESGERVLLPGNKEQFTLEEGEVVDVFVYTDSEDRPIATLNQPYAQVGEFAVLEVKDVNRFGAFLNWGLNKDLFLPFKQQLGELQRGDRCVVFILVDDKSNRIVATEKIKSFLDMDTSELHVGQRVELAAYEVTQDYVDFLVDYRYTGRLMLTPGMERIYIGDTMPGFIQRFTADGKITLNLAPVGYKGLMKSDSPNAILRKLEEAGGSLPYGDHSDPEIIRQEFGMSKKTFKKLLGTLFREGKIVIEEDGIRLP, via the coding sequence ATGGATCTTGGACGATACAATCGTGGCCGCGTGGAAGAAATTACCCCGCAAGGCTATTATCTGGAACTGGAAAGTGGCGAACGGGTACTGCTTCCGGGCAATAAGGAACAGTTTACCCTCGAAGAAGGCGAAGTCGTCGACGTATTTGTCTATACCGATAGTGAAGACCGTCCTATCGCCACTTTGAACCAGCCCTACGCTCAGGTTGGCGAATTCGCTGTTCTTGAAGTGAAGGACGTAAACCGTTTTGGCGCATTCCTGAACTGGGGGCTGAACAAGGATTTGTTCCTCCCCTTCAAGCAGCAGCTGGGCGAACTTCAGCGCGGCGACCGCTGTGTGGTTTTCATCCTGGTGGACGACAAGAGCAACCGCATTGTGGCAACCGAAAAGATCAAGAGTTTTTTGGATATGGACACCAGCGAACTGCATGTGGGCCAGCGAGTGGAACTTGCCGCCTACGAAGTCACCCAGGATTATGTTGACTTCCTAGTAGACTATCGCTACACTGGTCGTCTGATGCTCACTCCGGGCATGGAACGAATCTACATCGGCGACACCATGCCGGGCTTTATCCAGCGTTTTACCGCTGACGGTAAAATCACCCTGAATCTGGCACCTGTAGGATACAAGGGACTCATGAAGAGCGACAGCCCCAACGCAATCCTCCGCAAGCTGGAAGAAGCAGGAGGCAGTCTCCCCTATGGAGACCACTCCGATCCGGAAATTATCCGTCAGGAGTTCGGCATGTCCAAGAAGACCTTCAAGAAACTTCTGGGCACTCTGTTCCGTGAAGGAAAAATCGTCATCGAAGAAGACGGAATAAGACTTCCGTAA
- a CDS encoding asparaginase, with protein sequence MKKRIVVLATGGTIAGVGEAGKNLGYRSGQLSVEYLVASMENLLDGIDVELQAEQVCNVNSDDMTDVLWLSLVRRINELQKDPSVNGIVVTHGTDTMDETAFFVDLTMDGNKPVIFTGSMRPATAKEPDGPKNLADSIKAACSLSELGRCVLVCFGGCIYEASKVQKLNASALNPMGVHYAGEGAVFECNQVIFGSVRSAGLRFDVSSLSALPKVNVLYFAVDSDPRLLEYAASLSDGLVIAGAGAGEFSLGYADALSRVSIPVVIASRIGQGLVTLNKNLAPRGIPAGELPPQKAAVLLRLALTKTKDPAEICRIFQ encoded by the coding sequence ATGAAGAAAAGAATCGTTGTGCTGGCCACAGGTGGTACCATCGCCGGTGTTGGTGAGGCCGGTAAAAACCTGGGGTACCGCTCAGGACAGCTTTCTGTGGAATATCTTGTTGCGTCCATGGAAAATCTGCTGGACGGAATAGATGTTGAGTTGCAGGCGGAACAAGTTTGCAACGTGAATTCCGATGACATGACGGATGTACTCTGGCTATCCCTGGTTCGCCGAATCAATGAATTGCAGAAGGATCCTTCGGTTAATGGAATAGTGGTGACACACGGTACGGACACCATGGACGAAACCGCGTTCTTTGTGGATTTGACGATGGATGGGAATAAGCCTGTGATTTTTACAGGATCCATGAGACCCGCTACAGCAAAGGAACCGGACGGTCCTAAGAATCTGGCAGATTCCATTAAGGCGGCATGTTCTTTAAGCGAATTAGGAAGGTGCGTCCTGGTTTGTTTTGGTGGCTGCATTTATGAAGCATCCAAGGTGCAGAAGTTGAATGCCAGCGCCTTAAATCCCATGGGCGTTCATTATGCAGGGGAAGGTGCTGTCTTTGAATGTAACCAGGTTATCTTTGGGTCAGTACGTTCCGCGGGTTTGCGTTTTGATGTTTCGTCCCTGTCAGCTTTGCCGAAGGTGAACGTACTTTATTTTGCCGTGGATTCTGATCCGCGTCTTCTGGAATATGCCGCAAGCTTGTCCGACGGTCTCGTGATTGCCGGGGCGGGCGCAGGAGAATTCAGTCTGGGTTATGCGGACGCTCTTTCCCGCGTATCCATTCCCGTGGTAATCGCTTCCCGCATTGGCCAAGGTCTTGTAACCTTAAATAAGAACCTTGCCCCTCGGGGGATTCCCGCGGGAGAACTTCCCCCGCAGAAGGCGGCAGTCCTGTTGCGACTAGCCCTCACAAAGACGAAAGACCCTGCAGAAATCTGCAGGATCTTTCAATAA
- a CDS encoding type IV pilus biogenesis/stability protein PilW → MKRNVVIVALVVLAGYILYHYVGYRKLAAEIESHNCLVEEMNECLAAYDWKCAERVTRAMLEEDPNDEILQTNLALILLEQGRYDECLAYIASLKFRNEHIETFQQKAELLKQEMEELHLEKSTHFRLEYDGNPSRSNVMEALAVLEVAYDSLSTLFDFKLENKIGLVLYQAASHTGIGPRPDWVGAIFDGKLRVPENVMDYTGVYRPMLFHELTHCFLRGMTHVQIPFWVNEGIAQVVDASRNHVEKPAGEKPSINDLEGAFVQHDSREVAEKLYWYSQKMVEGMLARNGSFVHFRNFIQDLKKLGTEKALKQYYDVTAEQLLEEVR, encoded by the coding sequence ATGAAGAGGAATGTGGTCATTGTCGCTTTGGTTGTGCTTGCAGGATATATCCTGTATCACTATGTGGGTTATCGCAAATTAGCAGCAGAAATAGAAAGTCATAATTGCCTGGTGGAAGAAATGAATGAATGCCTGGCCGCTTATGACTGGAAATGTGCGGAACGTGTTACCCGAGCCATGCTCGAGGAAGATCCCAATGACGAAATCCTGCAAACCAACTTGGCCTTGATTCTCCTAGAGCAAGGTCGTTACGACGAATGTCTTGCTTACATTGCCAGCTTGAAATTCCGTAACGAACACATTGAGACGTTCCAGCAGAAGGCTGAACTTTTGAAACAGGAAATGGAAGAACTTCACCTGGAAAAGTCTACGCATTTCCGGCTGGAATACGATGGCAATCCTTCTCGATCCAATGTGATGGAAGCCTTGGCTGTTCTTGAAGTTGCCTATGATTCCTTAAGCACCTTGTTTGACTTTAAATTGGAAAATAAGATTGGTCTTGTGTTGTACCAGGCCGCGAGTCATACTGGTATTGGTCCTCGTCCGGATTGGGTGGGGGCGATCTTTGACGGAAAGCTTCGTGTTCCGGAGAACGTGATGGACTATACGGGGGTCTATAGGCCTATGCTGTTCCATGAATTGACCCATTGTTTCTTGCGGGGAATGACCCATGTGCAGATTCCTTTCTGGGTGAATGAAGGAATCGCCCAGGTGGTGGATGCTTCCCGAAACCATGTGGAAAAGCCTGCCGGTGAAAAACCTTCTATCAATGATCTGGAAGGGGCTTTTGTTCAGCATGATAGTCGTGAGGTGGCTGAAAAACTTTACTGGTATTCCCAGAAAATGGTGGAAGGCATGCTTGCTCGAAATGGAAGCTTTGTTCACTTTAGAAACTTTATTCAGGACCTGAAAAAATTGGGAACGGAAAAGGCCTTGAAGCAGTATTATGACGTAACGGCGGAACAGTTGCTGGAAGAGGTGCGCTAG
- a CDS encoding DUF4416 family protein: MKASNFSEQAQLIAFVLQKGAEWDPAVIELLEKTWGKIRHKGKLFAFDKTPYYEPEMGDGLYRGVVSFEKTIPPETIAEEKARSNALELTTASSENPDHRHVNIDIGYMDMDKVVLPSYKRGPFKLYAGNGVWLDMLLTYAKGVFHPTAWAFEDFVRNPYLHDLQLIRERYKKAGAGKPAK, from the coding sequence ATGAAGGCTTCAAATTTTAGTGAACAGGCTCAGCTGATTGCGTTTGTACTGCAGAAGGGTGCGGAATGGGACCCGGCGGTAATCGAACTTCTGGAGAAAACCTGGGGAAAGATCCGCCATAAGGGCAAGCTATTTGCCTTTGACAAGACTCCCTATTATGAGCCGGAAATGGGCGATGGACTTTATCGCGGTGTGGTTTCCTTCGAGAAGACGATACCGCCTGAAACCATTGCGGAAGAGAAGGCTCGCAGTAACGCCCTTGAATTGACTACCGCCAGCAGTGAAAATCCGGACCACCGTCATGTGAATATTGACATCGGCTACATGGATATGGACAAGGTGGTGTTGCCCAGCTATAAGCGAGGCCCCTTTAAACTTTATGCGGGAAACGGTGTCTGGCTGGATATGCTCCTGACCTATGCCAAGGGCGTTTTCCATCCTACGGCATGGGCGTTTGAGGATTTCGTCAGAAATCCCTACCTGCATGATCTGCAGCTTATTCGTGAACGCTATAAAAAAGCGGGCGCTGGGAAACCTGCAAAATAA
- a CDS encoding DNA internalization-related competence protein ComEC/Rec2 yields MGKPALLSALVLTTTIASIQEPTYAPVFLLAIAILTHFFSRRLQWAIFVTLSAGILSLEFFSQQTDSVQIFHPEACGTVEASQPRANGYAILVNVSEDSTQKSYRVRLTEKRDLSIIPLPGDSICYEASWYPVTPPTVPGAFDTEGWLRSQHLAAYGKFKHWTVHGHQWIPERSFFEFRQWIKTRFRKYLDDSETGLLLGLLAGDRSGIPDALRSDFQRSGLVHVLAISGFHVVLLAGMLMIFLKATRLPHRMVRILAVILLLVYIPVTGGSPAVRRAVIMFAVPQIGAIFQRTSNTLNSLGVALILLILPEPNVIWNPGFQLSVAATAGILISGPMNPLKNLPSRFKRNKLWQKFQEFVVEPTYVTLCATLSTAPFLIHHFKTLSPFAWLGNIVVVPSISMGMQAGLFGLLCPIDEIRQYFCYAARFFLRLASLLTKFLSDSSQAATTVGPFGPSILLLCGFLILLIPAYRNNPLARKLALGSLLFFSVHFLCVGYQRAIVPTWSLTTVDVGQGDSHLITTPSQKHILVDSGDAPDPLDKHSKSTPDAGKNILVPYLHHIGVSTLDALIITHADKDHFGGSLSLIRTFPVKEIWMSRCSREETKPLWKQVIREANRRHIPIRDIHRGILWKENLFQLWVLHPDTSGCTDENTQSITLRAKGLGHSAILTGDLTVAGEKQILRSGIYLKSDVLKLGHHGSKTSSSRPFLEQVQPQVAIISSGRRNRFRHPHKQVIQRLDSLSIPYLNTAEKGTIKMTFSKDSLKVHTMLE; encoded by the coding sequence ATGGGAAAACCAGCCCTATTGAGCGCCCTGGTTTTAACCACCACCATCGCAAGCATTCAGGAGCCTACTTATGCTCCAGTGTTTCTACTAGCTATTGCGATACTCACCCACTTCTTTTCCCGACGGCTCCAATGGGCTATTTTTGTGACTTTGTCCGCAGGAATACTATCGCTTGAGTTTTTTTCACAGCAGACGGATTCCGTACAAATTTTCCATCCCGAAGCTTGCGGGACCGTAGAAGCCTCACAGCCTAGGGCAAATGGATATGCCATCCTGGTAAACGTCTCGGAAGATTCTACCCAAAAATCCTACCGAGTCCGTCTGACAGAAAAACGGGATTTGTCCATCATTCCCCTGCCAGGAGACTCCATCTGCTACGAAGCTAGTTGGTATCCCGTAACACCTCCTACAGTACCAGGAGCCTTCGATACGGAAGGCTGGCTTCGATCCCAACATTTAGCAGCTTACGGAAAATTCAAACATTGGACAGTCCATGGTCATCAATGGATTCCCGAAAGGAGTTTCTTTGAATTCCGCCAGTGGATCAAGACCCGTTTCAGGAAATACCTGGACGATTCAGAAACAGGCCTTCTCCTGGGGTTATTAGCCGGAGACCGATCCGGAATTCCAGACGCACTCCGCAGTGATTTTCAGAGGTCAGGATTAGTCCACGTTCTTGCCATTAGCGGGTTCCATGTAGTCCTTCTTGCGGGAATGCTCATGATATTCCTGAAAGCCACCCGCCTCCCTCACCGCATGGTAAGAATTCTAGCGGTTATTCTCCTACTGGTATACATTCCCGTCACAGGAGGTTCCCCAGCCGTTCGCCGCGCAGTCATCATGTTCGCGGTCCCGCAAATAGGCGCCATATTCCAGAGAACCTCCAACACCCTAAACAGTTTGGGAGTGGCTCTTATCCTATTGATTCTTCCGGAACCAAACGTCATCTGGAACCCAGGTTTTCAGCTTTCCGTTGCGGCAACCGCAGGAATTCTCATTAGCGGGCCCATGAATCCCTTGAAGAATCTACCATCCAGATTCAAGAGAAATAAACTCTGGCAGAAATTCCAGGAATTCGTGGTGGAGCCAACTTACGTCACCTTGTGTGCCACCTTATCTACAGCCCCATTCCTCATCCATCATTTCAAGACATTGTCCCCCTTCGCCTGGCTAGGAAACATTGTAGTCGTCCCCTCCATTTCCATGGGAATGCAAGCGGGGCTTTTCGGGCTGTTGTGCCCCATAGACGAAATCCGCCAGTATTTCTGCTATGCAGCCCGTTTCTTTCTAAGACTCGCCTCCCTTCTCACCAAGTTCCTTTCAGATTCATCGCAGGCAGCCACAACAGTCGGCCCCTTCGGTCCATCCATTCTATTGTTGTGCGGATTCCTCATCCTCCTTATTCCAGCTTACCGAAACAATCCTCTGGCAAGAAAACTAGCCTTAGGGAGCCTTCTTTTTTTTAGCGTCCATTTCCTTTGTGTCGGTTACCAGCGGGCAATAGTCCCCACCTGGTCCTTGACCACAGTGGATGTGGGGCAGGGCGATTCCCATCTTATTACCACCCCCTCCCAAAAACATATTCTGGTGGATTCAGGGGACGCCCCCGACCCTTTGGATAAACACAGCAAGTCCACTCCCGACGCAGGAAAAAACATTCTCGTTCCTTATCTTCATCACATTGGCGTTTCCACTCTGGACGCCCTCATCATTACTCATGCGGACAAGGACCACTTCGGCGGATCCTTATCCCTCATCAGGACTTTTCCCGTAAAGGAAATCTGGATGTCCCGCTGCTCCCGCGAGGAAACCAAGCCCCTATGGAAGCAGGTCATCCGTGAGGCCAATCGCCGACACATCCCCATCAGGGATATCCACCGTGGAATCCTCTGGAAAGAAAACCTTTTCCAGCTATGGGTTCTTCATCCGGACACATCGGGCTGCACCGACGAGAACACCCAGAGCATCACCCTCAGGGCCAAAGGACTTGGTCACTCCGCAATCCTCACAGGCGACCTGACCGTCGCAGGAGAAAAACAGATTCTCCGCTCCGGGATTTACTTAAAAAGTGACGTCCTGAAATTGGGACACCACGGGTCAAAAACTTCCAGCAGCAGGCCTTTTCTGGAGCAGGTACAGCCTCAAGTCGCCATCATTTCCAGCGGAAGGCGCAACAGATTTCGCCATCCCCACAAGCAGGTCATCCAGCGACTGGATTCACTCTCCATTCCCTATTTGAACACCGCAGAAAAGGGAACCATTAAAATGACCTTCAGCAAAGATTCACTGAAGGTTCACACCATGCTGGAATAA
- a CDS encoding HD domain-containing phosphohydrolase — protein MVIGYFIALCVIAAINIVVLTRINHGGQRGPYFAIFFAAFVACVGHLLLALSTDVGEAIIANKMNYVAAIFLPMFTFNAVLAVCGTPFPAWGRLFLYLFSFLVFGLSATVGYSDIYYTSIEYVQTYGVGNYVATYGPGHTLFNVMLVGYVIANISLIVYSFAKKKNVSYKSLIALSLIEIVSILSFILARFLETDTVIMPAVYVFDQFVLLYICYRVRYYDITQNVVNALEENNTDGYISVFSDFHFLGANKIAYGFFRELRRCRVDKIMSNNSEMELLLINWVKDYESGKKVEFKEVSRGKRHYKLSLKVLRFAAQKAANLFKVEDDTEIHNYVRMLGNSNSRLESLAKTNASQIHAIQEQMVVGMANMVESRDSNTGGHIKRTSQVVAILVEELRKDPDSNYSDKFYDALIKSAPMHDLGKIAIDDAILRKPGRFTPEEYEVMKTHPSQGAAIVENLLSQIEEPSFVQIARNVAWFHHEHFNGKGYPNGLKGAEIPFEARVMAVADVYDALVSKRCYKDKFSFEKAYDIIIEGMGTQFDPSLRVYFDRARPRLEEYYRSMES, from the coding sequence ATGGTTATTGGATATTTTATTGCGCTTTGCGTTATAGCGGCAATCAACATCGTTGTGCTTACGCGAATAAACCACGGTGGACAACGTGGTCCTTATTTCGCCATATTTTTTGCAGCATTTGTTGCCTGCGTTGGTCATTTGCTGTTGGCTTTGTCCACGGACGTGGGCGAAGCTATTATAGCGAATAAGATGAACTATGTGGCGGCAATCTTCCTGCCCATGTTTACCTTCAATGCCGTTCTTGCTGTTTGTGGAACTCCTTTCCCGGCATGGGGAAGACTATTCCTCTATCTGTTTTCGTTCCTTGTTTTTGGCCTTTCCGCAACAGTTGGCTATAGCGACATTTATTATACCTCGATTGAGTATGTTCAGACCTATGGTGTTGGAAACTATGTGGCTACTTATGGGCCTGGCCACACGTTGTTCAATGTCATGTTGGTGGGATATGTCATTGCGAATATCAGCTTGATCGTCTATTCCTTTGCCAAGAAAAAGAACGTTTCCTACAAGAGTCTTATAGCCCTCTCCTTGATTGAAATTGTAAGTATTCTTTCTTTCATCCTGGCTCGATTCCTTGAAACGGACACGGTCATCATGCCCGCGGTTTATGTGTTCGACCAGTTTGTTCTTCTCTACATCTGTTACCGTGTCCGATATTATGACATTACCCAGAACGTGGTAAATGCTCTTGAAGAGAATAACACCGACGGTTACATTTCTGTATTCTCGGATTTCCATTTCCTGGGTGCCAATAAAATTGCTTACGGATTCTTCCGTGAACTTCGTCGTTGTCGTGTGGACAAGATCATGTCCAATAATTCTGAAATGGAGTTGTTGCTCATTAACTGGGTTAAGGATTATGAATCTGGTAAGAAGGTCGAGTTCAAGGAAGTGAGTCGTGGAAAGCGTCATTACAAGCTTTCCCTAAAGGTACTTCGTTTTGCCGCCCAGAAGGCCGCCAACCTGTTCAAAGTCGAAGACGATACTGAAATCCATAACTACGTACGCATGCTGGGCAACAGCAACAGCCGCTTGGAAAGTCTGGCTAAGACAAATGCTTCCCAGATTCACGCTATTCAGGAACAGATGGTGGTGGGCATGGCGAACATGGTCGAAAGCCGTGACAGCAATACCGGGGGCCATATCAAACGTACGAGCCAGGTGGTTGCGATCCTGGTGGAAGAACTGCGAAAGGATCCTGATTCCAACTACAGCGATAAGTTCTATGACGCCTTGATCAAGAGTGCGCCTATGCACGACCTGGGTAAGATTGCCATTGATGACGCTATCTTGCGTAAGCCGGGTCGATTCACTCCGGAAGAATACGAAGTCATGAAGACTCATCCGTCTCAGGGGGCTGCCATTGTGGAAAACCTCCTGTCTCAGATCGAGGAACCGTCCTTCGTTCAGATTGCAAGAAATGTGGCCTGGTTCCATCATGAGCATTTCAATGGTAAGGGCTATCCCAACGGCTTGAAGGGTGCGGAGATTCCTTTTGAAGCACGCGTGATGGCTGTTGCCGACGTCTATGACGCATTGGTCAGTAAGCGTTGCTATAAGGACAAGTTCTCCTTTGAAAAGGCTTATGATATCATCATTGAAGGCATGGGCACTCAGTTCGATCCTTCCCTGAGGGTGTACTTTGATAGGGCTCGTCCTCGCCTTGAAGAATACTATAGAAGTATGGAATCCTAA
- the pnp gene encoding polyribonucleotide nucleotidyltransferase, whose product MDPKEVSVTLPDGRVISFETGRIAKQARGAAVAKMGDAFVLSTVCYGEEKEGDFFPLTVEYREKAYAAGRLPGGYSKREAGRPSDEETLSARIIDRPIRPMFPENFTREVQVIVQVMSADKKFAPDVLGVSAASLSIGLSDLPFEQQVAAVRVAVVDGQNVVMPTYDQIACADLDMVVAGTEDSVCMVEGGAYEVSEDTMINAILAGHEVIKQLCVAQQKLVDQCGKMPKMILAPKDLGEAHDKLLVAVKEVVNDELQKDVHSNMVKTDFYPAMADLCKRMTEDPRILAIIGEGDAQDAALLADAKAIFGDLERTAMREMILNEHVRLDGRTTTEIRPIEIDMGVLPSAHGSAIFQRGETQGFVVCTLGTKADEQRYESLQGEGAKSYMLHYNFPPYSVGECKRLGTSRREIGHGHLAERSLAAVLPLPEDFPYTIRVVSEIQESNGSSSMASVCGGCLSLMDAGVPIKAPVAGIAMGLISEKGSVKEGGKIEILSDITGTEDHLGDMDFKVTGTAEGITAFQMDIKIRGITPELMRQALEQAKQGRLHILGRMAELGLAAPRPKVSEKAPTMLKMKVPTNKIRDVIGSGGSVIKGMQAQTGCTINIDDNGNVDIAAPTGKAAAVCRRMIEELTAEPEPGRKYKGKVKTIQPFGAFVEILPGRDGLVHISELADHRVDKVEDVVHVGDEVEVLCLGVDPKGKVKLSMKALLPPKAEAPAEAAPAVEAAPEAPAAAEATATEA is encoded by the coding sequence CTGGACCCGAAGGAAGTGTCTGTAACACTTCCCGATGGTCGAGTCATCTCTTTCGAAACCGGCCGTATTGCTAAGCAGGCTCGTGGCGCTGCTGTTGCCAAGATGGGTGACGCATTCGTCCTGTCCACTGTCTGCTATGGCGAAGAAAAGGAAGGTGACTTCTTCCCCCTGACGGTTGAATACCGCGAAAAGGCCTACGCTGCTGGTCGCCTCCCGGGTGGCTACTCCAAGCGTGAAGCCGGTCGTCCGTCTGACGAAGAAACCCTGTCCGCTCGTATTATCGACCGACCGATCCGCCCCATGTTCCCGGAAAACTTCACTCGTGAAGTCCAGGTCATCGTGCAGGTCATGTCTGCCGACAAGAAGTTCGCTCCCGACGTTCTCGGCGTGAGCGCTGCTTCTCTCTCCATTGGTCTTTCTGACCTCCCGTTCGAACAGCAGGTTGCTGCAGTTCGTGTGGCTGTGGTTGACGGTCAGAACGTTGTGATGCCGACCTATGATCAGATCGCATGCGCCGATCTGGACATGGTGGTCGCCGGTACCGAAGACTCCGTCTGCATGGTGGAAGGTGGCGCTTATGAAGTGTCCGAAGACACCATGATCAACGCAATCCTCGCCGGTCACGAAGTCATCAAGCAGCTCTGCGTTGCTCAGCAGAAGCTTGTGGACCAGTGTGGCAAGATGCCGAAGATGATCCTCGCTCCGAAGGATCTCGGCGAAGCTCACGACAAACTGCTCGTTGCAGTCAAGGAAGTTGTGAATGACGAACTCCAGAAGGACGTTCATTCCAACATGGTCAAGACCGACTTCTATCCGGCTATGGCAGATCTCTGCAAGCGTATGACTGAAGATCCTCGCATCCTCGCTATCATCGGCGAAGGTGACGCTCAGGACGCTGCTCTCCTTGCTGATGCCAAGGCAATCTTTGGTGATCTGGAACGCACCGCAATGCGCGAAATGATCCTCAACGAACATGTCCGTCTCGACGGTCGTACCACTACCGAAATCCGCCCCATCGAAATTGATATGGGTGTTCTCCCCAGCGCTCATGGCTCCGCCATTTTCCAGCGCGGTGAAACTCAGGGTTTCGTTGTATGTACTCTCGGTACTAAGGCTGACGAACAGCGTTACGAAAGCCTCCAGGGCGAAGGCGCTAAGAGCTACATGCTGCATTACAACTTCCCGCCGTACAGCGTGGGTGAATGCAAGCGTCTCGGCACCAGCCGTCGCGAAATTGGTCACGGCCATCTCGCAGAACGCTCTCTGGCTGCAGTTCTTCCGCTGCCCGAAGATTTCCCGTACACCATCCGCGTGGTTTCCGAAATTCAGGAATCCAACGGTTCTTCTTCCATGGCTTCCGTTTGCGGTGGCTGCCTCTCCTTGATGGACGCTGGCGTTCCTATCAAGGCTCCGGTTGCTGGTATCGCAATGGGCCTCATCTCCGAAAAGGGTTCCGTGAAGGAAGGCGGCAAGATTGAAATCTTGTCCGACATTACTGGCACTGAAGACCACCTCGGCGATATGGACTTCAAGGTGACTGGTACCGCAGAAGGTATCACTGCCTTCCAGATGGATATCAAGATCCGTGGTATCACTCCGGAACTGATGCGTCAGGCTTTGGAACAGGCCAAGCAGGGCCGTCTCCACATTCTCGGCCGTATGGCTGAACTGGGCCTCGCAGCACCCCGTCCGAAGGTTTCCGAAAAGGCTCCGACCATGCTTAAGATGAAGGTGCCCACCAACAAGATCCGTGACGTGATCGGCTCTGGTGGCTCTGTCATTAAGGGCATGCAGGCTCAGACTGGCTGCACCATCAATATCGACGACAACGGTAACGTTGACATCGCTGCTCCGACTGGTAAGGCTGCTGCAGTTTGCCGCCGCATGATCGAAGAACTCACTGCAGAACCGGAACCGGGCCGCAAGTACAAGGGCAAGGTGAAGACGATCCAGCCGTTCGGCGCATTCGTTGAAATCCTCCCGGGTCGTGACGGTCTCGTGCACATCTCTGAACTTGCTGACCATCGCGTCGACAAGGTCGAAGACGTTGTTCACGTCGGTGACGAAGTTGAAGTTCTCTGCCTCGGTGTTGACCCGAAGGGTAAGGTCAAGCTTTCCATGAAGGCTCTGCTCCCCCCGAAGGCCGAAGCACCTGCTGAAGCTGCTCCCGCAGTAGAAGCCGCTCCTGAAGCACCCGCTGCTGCAGAAGCGACCGCAACCGAAGCTTAA
- the rpsO gene encoding 30S ribosomal protein S15, whose protein sequence is MATITKEKAAEITAKFGANEKDTGNVRVQIALLTEKIKNLTEHAKQHKKDHHSLRGLAMMVAKRKNLLKYYGEKDIIAQRALIKELGLRG, encoded by the coding sequence ATGGCTACTATTACTAAAGAAAAGGCTGCAGAAATCACCGCTAAGTTCGGCGCAAACGAAAAGGACACCGGTAACGTCCGCGTTCAGATCGCTCTCCTGACCGAAAAGATCAAGAACCTCACCGAACATGCCAAGCAGCACAAGAAGGACCACCACTCTCTGCGTGGTCTGGCTATGATGGTTGCAAAGCGCAAGAACCTCCTCAAGTACTACGGCGAAAAGGATATTATCGCTCAGCGTGCTCTCATCAAGGAACTTGGTCTGCGCGGCTAA